Genomic segment of Rattus norvegicus strain BN/NHsdMcwi chromosome 7, GRCr8, whole genome shotgun sequence:
gacaggaggatctgtggtgttccaggccagccagcctagctccTGGTCCAGAAAGAGCCCCTGTCTCTATAGCACGATGGGACCAGGCACCGTGTGCTCCCTCTGCCCTTAGCCTCAGTGCTCAGAAGCAGGAGTCACTGTTTAGTTttgggccagcctgatctacatggtgaCCTCACAGCCACTCAGAGCTACCTACtgggaccctatctcaaaactaaTACCCATTAGGTGGGGCTGAAAGATGGCGTGGGGTAAGAGGACTCAATCCTCTGCTCCAGAGCCTGAACccccattcccagcacctacacggaACCTCACAATCatattaactccagttccaggggaatctcaCTTCAGACCTTTGTGAGCCatctggtgtgggtgctgggaactgaactcagatcccctggaagaacagGATGAACACTTAACTGTTGATAAGCTCTCCCACTCActcttttaattaaaagaaactgagcggggttggggatttagctcagtggtagagcgcctgcctaggaagcgcaaggccctggtgttcgatccccagctccgaaaaaaaagaaccaaaaacaaaacaaaacaaaacaaaaaaaagctgagctgggcacagtggcgcacccctgtaatcccagcacacaggtctctgagttccaggccagcctggtccacacagagaaaccctgtccctttttcttttcttttctttattttttttttgagatttatttattatatataagtatatataagtaCAGTCGCTGTCTTCGAatgaaccagaagagggcatcagatcccactacagatggttgtgagccaccatgtggttgctgggaattgaactcaggacgtctagaagagcagtccgtgctcttagccactgagcctccTCAGCCATGTTGCTATTTtggggcagggtctctctgtgtagccctggctgtcctggaactcattctgtagaccaggctggcctcaaactaacattggtcctcctgcctctgcccagggaaagctgggattaaaggcgtggccCAGAATACTCTTcgtggctgaggatgaccttggactccaCTCCTGCGGTGACCGTTGTGATACACTATAATGGGGTACatgatgtatttttgtttttatatcagAAGAGGTAACATGATCTTACCCCACCCCCATGTTAGGACCTTGTCTCAGGACAGACAAAGCAAAGCTGGACTTGGTGACTTAGGACCAGAGTGAGGACATTAATCTTCAAAGATAACAGAGCACATAGAGAATTATCATAACATGCACGGCCAAAACCACGGTGTGCTGGTGCAGATTGGAAGAAAAGGTCATTTACACAGATTAACTAAACTAGAAACAGCTGCCCAGCCAAGCAGCCGGATTGGATTATCCCACAGGCAGGGGCGGCTCAGAGTGGGGCAGTGTGTTCATCCTGAACAGAGGGCGAGCGCACCACAGGGTTCCCAGGCTCGGGGGTTCTGACCCGGACAGGGTGCGCAGCCCGGCTGTGCGGCACACTATGGGGTGCGGCTCGGTCCGAGTGCGCTGACGCGTGGGGCCGACGCTGGCGTTGCGGGCCGCAGGGGCACACGCGGCAGAAGGCCTGTCTGAAGTGGGAACCCAGGAAGGCATAGAGCAGCGGGTTGAGCGCAGAATTGCTGTAGGACATGCAGTGAGCCCAGATCTTGAGCGCGTAGGCGGCATAGCTTCGAGGGTGCCAGGCCCCCGAGGGGCCCAGGGCTTGAAGCACCAGGAACAGCTGGATCGGGCCCCAGCAGGCGGCGAAGAGCAGGACGACAGCGGCCACCAGCCGGGAGACCTTGGTGCGCACTGCTCCAGCGCGCTGTGCTAGCAGCTGCCCCTGGGGACCTAGGAGTGTTAGCGGGAAGGGACAGGCCACCCTCCGAAATCCCTCCTGGgtacctccacacatgcacaataGCCCAGGCTCCTACCCTTACCCTCAAAGGtcatcccatccccacccctgggTTTcccccacatgaacacacagtcTCGGCTCCGATATCCCACACCAGCCCCTCAATTCCCACCCTGGCTCTTCTCCACGTTCTCTCtcgcgcgcgtgtgtgtttgtgtgtgtgtgcgcgcgcgcgcgtggaTACAATTCAGGCTCCGCCTCCCCCCCAAAGACCCTCGATCCCAGCCCTAGTCCCCGCACCTGCAGGGCGCCATCAGTGGGTGCGGGGCGTACAGCGGCGCGGCCCAGGTGGCGCAGCATGGCACCGTAGCAGGCGCAGGTGGCGAGCAGCGGCAGCAGGTATAGGGCCAGCAGGTTGTAGAGCGCGAAAGCGCGCTCCAGGGCACGGCTGGGAAACGCCTCACTGCAGTAGGTGTGAGGCCCGGGCGACAGGCGATGCAGAGCCAGCACCGGGGCGGAAACAGCTGCGGAACCTGCGCCACCCACCCAGGCTGAGTTCCTCCGGGAGTGGGGAACGCATCCCATCCAGGAGCCAGGGTCCCCCCATAATCAGTGCCACACCTCCCCCGCGTCTGCACCCCTTTCCCGCAGACATCCTCCGAAGCTGAGAACGTGCCCTTGTCCTCCCCCACCCTAATTCCGACCCCAGCCACACTCACCCACCCAGATGCTAAGGCTGACAGTCAGGGCCAGGCGCGGAGTGCGGCGGTGAAGTGCACGCAGCGGGAACACAGTCACGTACCAGCGGTCCACACTCATGGCTGTCAAAGTGGCACATGTGGCTTGCACCGAGACCTGGAAAAGCCAAGGGCTGAGTGTGGGCCTTGCCAGTCCCACTACATATCTAACCACTCGGGTATGCACAAACATGTCCCTCGAGGAGTAACCACTGGCCCCCGGTTGAGGGGACACCGGAGTAGGACCTGAAGAGCAGGAGAGcggggagggaggaagtgagaTAAACACTGGGGTTTGTTAGGCACCCCGAAGCTGAGGCATGACACGGTAAGCCTTCCTGGCGTGAAGACACTGTCGAGACCATTGGTCACCTTACCCTCACGCCTGTGATGCCCCTCAGACCCCAGCCCTGCTTGGGGTCTGGGCTAGGCACTTAACCTGACCACGCCCACACTAGACCACGCCCACCAGACCGGCTCAGCCTTTGCAAAGCTCTGGTCTCGACTCTATCTGGACCCCTACACCAGAACAAGCCCACTGTGGCTCCACCCAGACTCTCCAGCGTCCTGATCCAAGCCTTTGTCACAGACACCACGTGGTGCGTCTGTGCTCTGGCTGTATCCACACTTGACTACAGCTGTAACAGGCCCTAACCCCCCTGCACACACCAGGCTCTGACCCCTGCCCTACCAGACGGTGCCCCAATAGGGCTTGGGGAGatgctcagcggttagagcacctgctgctttttcagaggacctgggtttggttcccggcatccatatggcagctcaccaccgttctgtaactccagttccaggggatcccacgtccccttctagcctccacaggcactgcacgcACATGGTGCAAACACACACGCGGGCaaacaagaaaatttaaaaatcttaaaagaaacttGCTATGGTGGCGGAGGCCAGCAGAtctttctgagttccaggctagcctggtctatatagtatcTGTTTCAGACATCTAAAATAAGTAAGGAAAAGACCATGCCTCCGTGCCTCTTCAGGTCCTGATCCCACCTTGCCCAGACCAGAACAGGTCCCCACACTTCCTAACACTGTCAAGGACTAGAACCCACCCTTACAGCCAGGTCCTGCCTGCCCATACCCTGGCCGCTCTCAACCAGAGCGCACACCCAGCCCAGCTCACCCCCACCAAcccctcccttcctgctccccAGCCCTCGCGCCTCCCCAGCTCGCCCCTGGTCCAGTTCGTACCTGCTGGATGTAGTTGACGAATTTGCACATGAAGTCTCCCAGCACCCAGGTGGGCAGCGGATAGAGGAGCGCGGTGAAGGGTACGCAGCACAGAAGGAAAGTGACATCTGTGGCCGCCAGGTTAGCTACAGGTAGGGGACACGCAGATGCTGCAAGATGGGGGCACCCAGACTCGGGTCCCTGACCTCTACATCCGGGTCCGAGTGACACCCCCTCGCCACACCCCACATCGTCCAACAGAGAAAGTAGGCACCCTCCACCTTCCTTGCACTCATTCCCAACAGCCTCGGGtccctctgtgcct
This window contains:
- the Kiss1r gene encoding kiSS-1 receptor isoform 2 (isoform 2 is encoded by transcript variant 2) translates to MAAEATLGPNVSWWAPSNASGCPGCGVNASDGPGSAPRPLDAWLVPLFFAALMLLGLVGNSLVIFVICRHKHMQTVTNFYIANLAATDVTFLLCCVPFTALLYPLPTWVLGDFMCKFVNYIQQVSVQATCATLTAMSVDRWYVTVFPLRALHRRTPRLALTVSLSIWVGSAAVSAPVLALHRLSPGPHTYCSEAFPSRALERAFALYNLLALYLLPLLATCACYGAMLRHLGRAAVRPAPTDGALQLLAQRAGAVRTKVSRLVAAVVLLFAACWGPIQLFLVLQALGPSGAWHPRSYAAYALKIWAHCMSYSNSALNPLLYAFLGSHFRQAFCRVCPCGPQRQRRPHASAHSDRAAPHSVPHSRAAHPVRVRTPEPGNPVVRSPSVQDEHTAPL
- the Kiss1r gene encoding kiSS-1 receptor isoform 1 (isoform 1 is encoded by transcript variant 1), with the protein product MAAEATLGPNVSWWAPSNASGCPGCGVNASDGPGSAPRPLDAWLVPLFFAALMLLGLVGNSLVIFVICRHKHMQTVTNFYIANLAATDVTFLLCCVPFTALLYPLPTWVLGDFMCKFVNYIQQVSVQATCATLTAMSVDRWYVTVFPLRALHRRTPRLALTVSLSIWVGSAAVSAPVLALHRLSPGPHTYCSEAFPSRALERAFALYNLLALYLLPLLATCACYGAMLRHLGRAAVRPAPTDGALQGQLLAQRAGAVRTKVSRLVAAVVLLFAACWGPIQLFLVLQALGPSGAWHPRSYAAYALKIWAHCMSYSNSALNPLLYAFLGSHFRQAFCRVCPCGPQRQRRPHASAHSDRAAPHSVPHSRAAHPVRVRTPEPGNPVVRSPSVQDEHTAPL